The following are from one region of the Chromobacterium phragmitis genome:
- the gyrA gene encoding DNA gyrase subunit A, giving the protein MTDNLFAKETLPISLEEEMRRSYLDYAMSVIVGRALPDVRDGLKPVHRRVLYAMHELSNDWNRAYKKSARIVGDVIGKYHPHGDTAVYDTIVRLAQDFSLRYPLVDGQGNFGSVDGDNAAAMRYTEIRMARIAHELLADIEKETVDFGPNYDGSEHEPLILPAKIPNLLINGSSGIAVGMATNIPPHNLNEVVDACLALLANSDLTIDELIDIIPAPDFPTAGIIYGTAGVKEGYRTGRGRVIMRARTHTEPIGKGDREAIIVDEIPYQVNKARLLERISELVRDKQIEGISDLRDESDKSGMRVVIELKRGEMPEVVLNHLYKLTQLQDSFGMNMVALVDGQPRLLNLKQILEEFLRHRREVVTRRTIFELKKARERGHVLEGLAVALSNVDEIIALIKASDAPPQAKAALMARAWRSSLVEDMLSRVEGDKARPENIDPSFGMKDDGYHLSDTQAQAILDMRLQRLTGLEQDKIVGEYREIMDVILDLLDILAKPERISQIISEELTAIRAQFGDARRSEIEPYGGDINIEDLITPQDMVVTISHTGYIKAQPIDDYSAQRRGGRGKQAAATKDDDFIETLFVANTHDYVLCFSSRGRCYWRKVYDLPQGGRQSRGKPMVNVLPLEEGEKINALLPVSEFRDDQYVFMATADGTVKKTPLRAFSKPRAAGIIAINLDEGNYLVGVALTCGKSVAGQGEDEDETVSEDDAIIEGELIDDAQSIEGDQVMLFSDAGKSVRFSESQVRPMGRTSRGVRGMKLGEGQKLISLLVTNSEEQMVLTASDGGYGKRTCVGDFRLTSRGTQGVIAMDLTDKTGFKLVAASLVEETDDIMLITTGGVLIRTKVAEVRETGRSAQGVRLINLDDGEKLIGLEIVAESEAECAEGEGEADCGAAPEQGEA; this is encoded by the coding sequence ATGACCGATAACCTGTTCGCCAAGGAAACGCTTCCCATCAGCCTCGAAGAGGAGATGCGCCGCTCTTACCTGGATTACGCGATGAGCGTGATCGTGGGCCGGGCGCTGCCAGACGTGCGCGATGGCCTGAAGCCGGTGCACCGCCGGGTGCTGTACGCCATGCACGAGCTATCCAATGACTGGAACCGCGCGTACAAGAAGTCGGCCCGTATCGTTGGCGACGTGATCGGTAAATACCACCCGCACGGCGACACCGCCGTGTACGACACCATCGTGCGGCTGGCGCAGGACTTTTCCTTGCGCTACCCGTTGGTGGACGGCCAGGGCAACTTCGGCTCGGTGGACGGCGACAACGCCGCCGCCATGCGTTACACCGAAATCCGCATGGCGCGCATCGCGCACGAGCTCTTGGCCGACATCGAAAAAGAAACCGTCGACTTCGGCCCCAACTACGACGGCTCCGAGCATGAGCCGCTGATCCTGCCGGCCAAGATCCCGAACCTGCTGATCAACGGCTCGTCCGGCATCGCCGTGGGCATGGCCACCAACATCCCGCCGCACAATCTGAACGAAGTGGTGGACGCCTGCCTGGCGCTGCTGGCCAATAGCGATCTCACCATCGACGAGCTGATCGACATCATCCCGGCGCCGGACTTCCCGACCGCCGGCATCATCTACGGCACCGCCGGCGTCAAGGAAGGCTACCGCACCGGCCGCGGCCGCGTGATCATGCGCGCGCGCACCCATACCGAACCTATCGGCAAGGGCGACCGCGAAGCGATCATCGTCGACGAGATTCCGTACCAGGTGAACAAGGCCCGCCTGCTGGAGCGCATCAGCGAGCTGGTGCGCGACAAGCAGATCGAGGGCATCTCCGACCTGCGCGACGAGTCGGACAAGTCCGGCATGCGCGTAGTGATCGAGCTCAAGCGCGGCGAAATGCCGGAAGTGGTGCTCAACCACCTGTACAAGCTGACCCAGCTGCAGGACAGCTTCGGCATGAACATGGTGGCGCTGGTGGACGGCCAGCCGCGCCTGTTGAACCTGAAGCAGATCCTGGAAGAATTCCTGCGCCACCGCCGCGAGGTGGTGACCCGCCGCACCATCTTCGAACTGAAGAAGGCGCGCGAACGCGGCCACGTGCTGGAAGGCCTGGCCGTGGCGCTGTCCAACGTGGACGAGATCATCGCGCTGATCAAGGCGTCCGACGCGCCGCCGCAAGCCAAGGCCGCGCTGATGGCCCGCGCCTGGCGCTCGTCGCTGGTGGAGGACATGCTGTCCCGCGTGGAAGGCGACAAGGCTCGCCCGGAGAATATCGATCCGTCCTTCGGCATGAAGGACGATGGCTACCATCTGTCCGACACCCAGGCCCAGGCCATCCTGGACATGCGCCTGCAGCGCCTGACCGGCCTGGAGCAGGACAAGATCGTCGGCGAATACCGCGAGATCATGGATGTGATCCTGGACCTGCTGGACATCCTGGCCAAGCCGGAGCGCATCAGCCAGATCATCAGCGAAGAACTGACCGCCATCCGCGCGCAGTTCGGCGACGCGCGCCGCTCGGAAATCGAGCCTTACGGCGGCGACATCAATATCGAAGACCTGATCACCCCGCAGGACATGGTGGTGACCATCTCGCACACCGGCTACATCAAGGCGCAGCCGATCGACGACTACAGCGCCCAGCGCCGCGGCGGCCGCGGCAAGCAGGCGGCGGCCACCAAGGACGACGATTTCATCGAAACGCTGTTCGTGGCCAATACCCACGACTACGTGCTGTGCTTCTCCAGCCGCGGCCGCTGCTACTGGCGCAAGGTGTACGACCTGCCTCAGGGCGGCCGCCAGAGCCGCGGCAAGCCGATGGTCAACGTGCTGCCGCTGGAAGAGGGCGAGAAGATCAACGCGCTGCTGCCGGTCAGCGAGTTCCGCGACGATCAGTACGTGTTCATGGCCACCGCCGACGGCACGGTGAAGAAGACGCCGCTGCGCGCCTTCTCCAAGCCGCGCGCGGCCGGCATCATCGCCATCAATCTGGACGAAGGCAATTACCTGGTCGGCGTGGCGCTGACCTGCGGTAAGAGCGTGGCGGGCCAGGGCGAGGACGAAGATGAAACGGTGTCCGAAGACGACGCCATCATCGAAGGCGAACTGATCGACGACGCGCAGTCCATCGAAGGCGACCAGGTGATGCTGTTCTCTGACGCCGGCAAGTCGGTGCGCTTCAGCGAGAGCCAAGTGCGCCCGATGGGCCGCACCTCGCGCGGCGTGCGCGGCATGAAGCTGGGCGAAGGCCAGAAGCTGATCTCGCTGCTGGTGACCAACTCCGAAGAGCAGATGGTGCTGACCGCCAGCGACGGCGGCTACGGCAAGCGCACTTGCGTCGGCGACTTCCGTCTGACCAGCCGCGGCACCCAGGGCGTGATCGCCATGGATCTGACCGACAAGACCGGCTTCAAGCTGGTGGCGGCCAGCTTGGTGGAGGAAACCGACGACATCATGCTGATCACCACCGGCGGCGTGCTGATCCGCACCAAGGTGGCGGAAGTGCGCGAAACCGGCCGCTCGGCCCAGGGCGTGCGCCTGATCAACCTGGACGACGGCGAGAAGCTGATCGGCCTGGAGATCGTGGCCGAGTCCGAAGCCGAGTGCGCGGAAGGCGAAGGCGAGGCGGATTGTGGCGCCGCGCCGGAGCAGGGCGAGGCCTGA
- a CDS encoding alpha/beta hydrolase family protein has product MTHSQNTLTGLLLAGLLCPPASMADGYQTPPPELAALVDAPRPPSQSLSPRRDAILQTHRPGLPGIVDVAQPELRLAGLRLNPDMRASSRFDFGNDLSLLDVASGKIRAVAGLPARPRIADSAWSPDGKHVAFSLWGPRGVELWLLDTNSAHARRLGGFQLNATTGRGFAWMGDGQLLVKLRPPSQGTAPKKPSTPAGPNIQQSLGGSLSQTRTYPDLLQTPYDADLLDYQLSSQLAQVSLAGKARMIGKPDKYLSVQPSPDRRYLLATRLQRPYSTLVPISRFPRRIEVLNLQGDSVHLVTQRPLLERMPSGNDAVETGPREVEWRGDAPATLFWAEAQDGGDPSVEARIRDALFLQSAPFKQPPFKLQELASRFADIQWGRGDLALVTEYWWKTRQLKVWRVHPAEAGQAPRLLSQRSSEDRYADPGSPAMISAANGQPLLQTGPGGESLYLLGDGAGPEGDRPFIDMLDLASNRATRLWRSQAPWFETPLAVLDSGKQALLSREQTETPPNLYLKTLGEAGSPRQLTFLPHPTPQLKGVQKRQLRYKRADGIDLTATLYLPPGYNANRDGPLPMLMWAYPAEFKSAAAASQVTDSPYRFNRVGYWGPEPFLARGYAVLDDPSMPIIGAGKQEPNDSYLPQLKMDAQAAVDEVARLGVADRDRIAIGGHSYGAFMTANLLAHTRLFRAGIARSGAYNRSLTPFGFQSEERNFWQAKEVYQAMSPFNYAEQIKDPLLLIHGEADNNPGTFPIQSERLYQALQGLGGTARLAMLPAESHGYRAHESILHMLWEEDRWLEQYVKHARPRGPQATKP; this is encoded by the coding sequence ATGACTCACAGCCAGAACACCCTGACCGGCCTGCTGCTGGCCGGATTGCTATGCCCGCCCGCTTCGATGGCCGACGGCTACCAGACGCCGCCGCCGGAACTTGCGGCGCTGGTGGACGCGCCGCGTCCCCCCTCGCAGTCGCTTAGCCCTCGTCGCGACGCGATCCTGCAAACGCATCGGCCGGGCCTGCCGGGCATCGTCGATGTCGCCCAGCCGGAGTTGCGCCTAGCCGGCCTGCGGCTGAATCCGGACATGCGCGCAAGCAGCCGCTTCGACTTTGGCAACGACTTGTCTCTGCTGGATGTTGCCAGCGGCAAAATCCGCGCCGTGGCCGGACTACCCGCTCGCCCGCGCATCGCAGACAGCGCCTGGTCTCCGGATGGCAAGCATGTCGCCTTCAGCCTGTGGGGCCCGCGCGGCGTGGAGTTGTGGCTGCTGGACACGAACAGTGCCCACGCTCGCCGGCTGGGCGGCTTCCAGTTGAACGCGACCACTGGCCGCGGCTTCGCCTGGATGGGCGACGGCCAGTTATTGGTCAAGTTGCGCCCCCCCTCGCAAGGCACCGCGCCGAAAAAGCCTTCCACGCCGGCCGGGCCCAACATCCAGCAAAGTCTGGGCGGCTCGCTGTCCCAGACCCGCACCTATCCCGACCTGCTGCAAACGCCTTACGACGCAGACCTGCTGGACTACCAGTTGAGCAGCCAGCTGGCTCAGGTAAGCCTTGCCGGCAAGGCGAGAATGATAGGCAAGCCGGACAAATACCTCTCAGTCCAGCCTTCTCCCGACCGCCGCTACCTGCTGGCGACTCGACTGCAACGCCCCTATTCCACGCTGGTCCCGATCAGCCGCTTCCCCAGGCGTATCGAAGTATTGAACCTTCAAGGGGACAGCGTGCACCTGGTGACCCAGCGCCCTTTGCTTGAGCGCATGCCGTCCGGCAACGACGCGGTGGAAACCGGTCCGCGAGAGGTGGAATGGCGCGGCGACGCGCCAGCCACGCTGTTCTGGGCAGAAGCGCAGGATGGAGGGGACCCCTCGGTCGAGGCCAGAATCCGTGACGCGCTGTTCCTCCAGTCCGCGCCGTTCAAGCAGCCGCCGTTCAAGCTGCAGGAGCTGGCCAGCCGCTTCGCCGATATCCAGTGGGGCCGAGGCGACCTCGCGCTGGTGACCGAGTACTGGTGGAAAACCCGGCAATTGAAGGTATGGCGCGTCCATCCGGCCGAAGCCGGGCAAGCGCCGCGGCTGCTGAGCCAGCGCAGCTCGGAAGACCGCTACGCCGATCCTGGCTCGCCCGCGATGATCAGCGCCGCCAACGGCCAGCCGCTGCTGCAAACCGGCCCCGGCGGCGAAAGCCTCTATCTGCTGGGCGACGGCGCCGGTCCCGAAGGCGACCGCCCCTTCATCGACATGCTGGACCTCGCCAGCAACCGGGCCACTCGCCTCTGGCGCTCGCAAGCGCCCTGGTTCGAAACCCCGCTGGCCGTACTGGATAGCGGCAAGCAGGCGTTGCTCAGCCGCGAGCAAACCGAAACGCCGCCCAATCTCTACCTGAAAACGCTGGGCGAGGCCGGCAGCCCGCGGCAGCTCACCTTCCTCCCCCATCCCACGCCTCAGCTCAAGGGCGTGCAGAAGCGCCAACTGCGCTACAAGCGGGCGGATGGCATAGATCTGACCGCCACCCTCTATCTGCCCCCAGGCTACAACGCCAATCGCGACGGGCCGCTGCCAATGCTGATGTGGGCCTACCCCGCCGAGTTCAAGAGCGCGGCTGCCGCCAGCCAGGTCACTGACTCGCCCTATCGATTCAACCGAGTGGGCTATTGGGGACCGGAGCCATTCCTGGCGCGCGGCTACGCGGTGCTGGACGACCCTTCCATGCCTATCATCGGCGCGGGCAAACAGGAACCCAACGACAGCTATCTGCCGCAACTGAAGATGGACGCGCAGGCGGCGGTGGACGAGGTCGCGAGGCTGGGGGTGGCCGACCGCGACCGTATCGCCATCGGCGGCCACTCTTACGGCGCCTTCATGACAGCCAACCTGCTGGCGCACACCCGGCTGTTCCGCGCCGGCATCGCCCGATCCGGCGCGTACAACCGCTCGTTGACGCCATTCGGCTTTCAGTCTGAGGAACGCAACTTCTGGCAAGCCAAGGAGGTGTACCAAGCCATGTCGCCGTTCAATTACGCCGAACAAATCAAGGATCCGCTGCTGCTGATCCATGGCGAGGCCGACAATAATCCCGGCACCTTCCCGATCCAGAGCGAGCGGCTGTACCAGGCGCTGCAAGGCCTGGGCGGCACCGCGCGGCTGGCGATGCTGCCGGCGGAAAGCCACGGTTACCGCGCTCACGAATCCATCCTGCATATGCTGTGGGAAGAAGACCGCTGGCTGGAACAGTATGTGAAGCACGCCAGACCGCGAGGGCCCCAGGCGACCAAGCCGTAA
- the serC gene encoding 3-phosphoserine/phosphohydroxythreonine transaminase: protein MAKVYNFSAGPAVLPHAVLAEAQSELLDWHGSGMSVMEMSHRGKEFMEIIHDAEHDLRQLMDIPAGYKVLFLQGGASLQFAMVPLNLLGDKENVDIVNTGHWSKLAIKEARRYAKVNVAASSEDRNFSYIPEEAAWQRDPNAAYLHYTSNETIGGLQFPYVPAEQHGVPLVCDMSSDFLSREVDVSRFGMIYAGAQKNIGPSGLTVLIIREELLGKARADIPTMLNYQVHADADSMYNTPGTYPIYIAGLVFKWLKEQGGVKGIATRNEEKAGLLYHVIDSSGGFYSTHIEQPFRSKMNVVFKLKDESLDEIFLLEARKNGLAQLKGHRAVGGMRASIYNAMPIEGVKSLVNFMQDFARQYG, encoded by the coding sequence ATGGCCAAGGTGTACAACTTTTCCGCCGGCCCCGCCGTGTTGCCCCACGCGGTGCTGGCCGAGGCGCAGAGCGAGCTGCTGGACTGGCACGGCTCCGGCATGAGCGTGATGGAAATGAGCCATCGCGGCAAGGAGTTCATGGAAATCATCCATGACGCCGAGCATGATCTGCGCCAGCTGATGGACATTCCGGCCGGGTACAAAGTGCTGTTCTTGCAAGGCGGCGCGTCGCTGCAGTTCGCGATGGTTCCGCTGAATCTGTTGGGCGACAAGGAGAACGTGGACATCGTCAACACCGGCCACTGGTCCAAGCTGGCGATCAAGGAGGCCAGGCGCTACGCCAAGGTCAACGTGGCGGCCAGCAGCGAAGACCGCAACTTCTCCTACATTCCGGAGGAGGCTGCCTGGCAGCGCGACCCTAATGCCGCCTACCTGCACTACACCTCCAACGAAACCATAGGCGGCCTGCAGTTTCCCTATGTGCCGGCCGAACAGCACGGCGTGCCCTTGGTCTGCGACATGTCGTCCGACTTCCTGTCGCGGGAGGTGGACGTCAGCCGCTTCGGCATGATCTATGCCGGCGCGCAGAAGAACATCGGCCCGTCCGGCCTGACCGTGCTGATCATTCGCGAGGAACTGCTGGGCAAAGCGCGGGCCGACATCCCCACCATGCTGAACTATCAGGTCCATGCCGACGCCGACTCGATGTACAACACGCCCGGCACCTATCCGATCTACATCGCCGGCCTCGTGTTCAAATGGCTGAAAGAGCAGGGCGGCGTGAAGGGCATAGCTACCCGCAATGAGGAAAAGGCCGGTTTGCTGTACCACGTGATAGATAGCAGCGGCGGCTTCTACTCGACTCACATCGAACAGCCGTTCCGTTCGAAGATGAATGTGGTGTTCAAGTTGAAGGACGAGTCGCTGGACGAGATCTTCCTGCTGGAGGCGCGCAAGAACGGCCTGGCGCAGCTGAAGGGCCACCGCGCGGTGGGCGGCATGCGCGCGTCGATCTACAACGCGATGCCGATAGAGGGCGTCAAGTCGCTGGTCAACTTCATGCAGGACTTCGCGCGGCAATACGGCTGA
- a CDS encoding methionine ABC transporter permease, whose product MDAATLNEALQNLQSMAPEIWQALLETCVMLGVGLSAAVLLGGPLGVILYLSQPGQMFANRAVNGVLSWLVNLVRSFPFIILMVVLIPLTRALVGSTIGPVAASVPLSFAAIPYFARLVEQTLREIPRGVVEAAEAMGASPAQIIFKVLVNEARSGLISSLTILTISFLSYTAVAGVVGGGGIGDLAIRYGYYRFQTDVMVAMVLLLVALVQIIQLLGNRLAAKLDKR is encoded by the coding sequence ATGGATGCCGCAACCCTGAACGAAGCGCTGCAGAATCTGCAATCGATGGCCCCGGAAATCTGGCAGGCCTTGCTGGAAACCTGCGTGATGCTGGGCGTGGGACTGAGCGCTGCCGTGCTGCTAGGCGGGCCGCTGGGGGTGATCCTGTACCTGTCCCAGCCTGGCCAGATGTTCGCCAACCGCGCCGTCAACGGCGTATTGAGCTGGCTGGTGAACCTGGTGCGCTCCTTCCCCTTCATCATTCTGATGGTGGTGCTGATTCCGCTGACCCGCGCGCTGGTGGGCAGCACCATCGGCCCGGTAGCCGCGTCGGTGCCGCTGTCCTTCGCCGCCATTCCGTACTTCGCCCGCCTGGTGGAGCAGACGCTGCGCGAGATTCCGCGCGGCGTGGTGGAGGCCGCCGAGGCGATGGGCGCCAGTCCGGCCCAGATCATTTTCAAGGTGCTGGTGAACGAGGCCCGTTCCGGCCTGATCTCCAGCCTCACCATCCTGACCATCAGCTTCCTCAGCTACACCGCGGTGGCGGGCGTGGTGGGCGGCGGCGGCATCGGCGATCTGGCCATCCGCTACGGCTACTACCGCTTCCAGACCGACGTGATGGTGGCCATGGTGCTGCTGCTGGTGGCGCTGGTGCAAATCATCCAGCTGCTGGGCAACCGTCTGGCGGCGAAACTCGACAAGCGCTGA
- a CDS encoding LD-carboxypeptidase: protein MSSSALSSPNPLRLYLTACSGIVPAKQRQSALPRLTHAGFALENQHSLDRVYQRFAGTDAERLSDLHKLLDQPQWPQLIMAARGGYGAMRLLPKLDLARLGARLKESRSLLIGYSDFCAIQLALLAQTGAGSFAGPMLGDFGSASPSGYAINEFIAGISTPQRSLRIAGAQPQARGEGIFWGGNLSVISSLAGTPYLPDIKGGLLFLEDVGEQPYRVERMLQQLYLAGVLSKQKAIFLGDFSMQRHVDVYDPHYNFDAVVAELRRISGVPVFTGLPFGHIANKTTMPLGFPARFQGDGDGVTLQFLDYPTVDVSGVQIPALMAEHAV from the coding sequence ATGTCCTCCAGCGCTCTGTCCTCTCCCAATCCGCTGCGCCTGTACCTGACCGCCTGCTCAGGCATCGTGCCAGCCAAGCAGCGCCAATCGGCTTTGCCCAGGTTGACGCATGCCGGCTTCGCGCTGGAAAACCAGCATTCCCTTGACCGCGTCTACCAGCGCTTCGCCGGCACCGATGCCGAGCGCCTGTCCGATCTGCACAAACTGCTGGATCAGCCGCAATGGCCGCAGCTGATCATGGCCGCGCGCGGCGGCTACGGCGCGATGCGGCTGCTGCCCAAACTGGACCTGGCCAGGCTGGGCGCCCGCCTGAAGGAATCCCGCTCGCTGCTGATAGGCTACAGCGACTTCTGCGCGATCCAGCTGGCGCTGCTGGCCCAGACAGGCGCAGGCAGCTTCGCCGGCCCCATGCTGGGCGACTTCGGCAGCGCCTCGCCCAGTGGCTATGCCATCAACGAATTCATCGCCGGCATCTCCACGCCGCAACGCAGCCTGCGCATAGCCGGGGCGCAGCCGCAAGCCCGCGGCGAGGGCATATTCTGGGGCGGCAATCTCAGCGTGATCTCCAGCCTGGCGGGCACGCCTTATCTGCCCGACATCAAGGGCGGCCTGCTGTTCCTGGAGGATGTGGGCGAACAGCCGTACCGAGTAGAGCGCATGCTGCAGCAGCTCTACCTTGCCGGCGTCCTGAGCAAGCAGAAAGCCATCTTCCTGGGCGACTTCTCCATGCAGCGCCATGTCGACGTCTACGACCCGCACTACAATTTCGATGCGGTGGTGGCGGAGTTGCGTCGCATCAGCGGTGTGCCGGTCTTCACCGGGCTGCCTTTCGGCCACATCGCCAACAAGACCACCATGCCGCTGGGTTTTCCCGCCCGCTTCCAGGGCGATGGCGACGGCGTGACGCTGCAGTTCCTCGACTACCCCACTGTGGATGTCTCCGGCGTGCAAATTCCGGCGCTGATGGCCGAACATGCCGTCTAA
- a CDS encoding MetQ/NlpA family ABC transporter substrate-binding protein: MRRFVIKAVAASVVGLALAGQVLAADPAKKQIVIGTTVGDFGDMVKQSIKPQLEKQGYTVKLVEFTDYVRPNLALQEGSLDVNVFQHKPYLDNFAKEHKLSLKEAFQVPTAPLGIYPGKLKSLKDVKPGATIAAPNDPSNFARALVMLNDLGWVKLKPGINPLTASERDIAVNLKKVKIVPLEAAQLPRSRSDVDFAVINGNYATSSGIKLTEAVYQEKSYAYVNWGVVRAADAAKPWAKDVIAAYNSPAFKAYTKQKFAGYKLPQGWN, from the coding sequence ATGCGTAGATTCGTGATCAAGGCAGTTGCCGCATCCGTCGTAGGCCTGGCCCTGGCCGGCCAGGTTCTGGCCGCCGACCCGGCCAAGAAGCAGATCGTCATCGGCACCACCGTCGGCGACTTCGGCGACATGGTCAAGCAATCGATCAAGCCCCAGCTGGAAAAGCAGGGCTACACCGTGAAGCTGGTGGAATTCACAGACTATGTCCGCCCCAATCTGGCGCTGCAGGAAGGCTCGCTGGACGTGAACGTGTTCCAGCACAAGCCCTACCTCGACAACTTCGCCAAAGAGCACAAGCTGTCGCTGAAAGAGGCGTTCCAGGTGCCGACCGCGCCGCTGGGCATCTACCCGGGCAAGCTGAAGTCGCTGAAGGACGTGAAGCCGGGCGCGACCATCGCCGCGCCGAACGATCCGTCCAACTTCGCCCGCGCGCTGGTGATGCTGAATGATCTGGGCTGGGTGAAGCTGAAGCCGGGCATCAATCCGCTGACCGCTTCCGAGCGCGACATCGCCGTCAACCTCAAGAAAGTGAAGATCGTGCCGCTGGAGGCTGCCCAACTGCCGCGCTCCCGCAGCGATGTCGACTTCGCCGTGATCAACGGCAACTACGCCACCAGCTCCGGCATCAAGCTGACCGAGGCTGTATATCAAGAGAAGAGCTACGCCTATGTTAACTGGGGAGTGGTGCGCGCGGCCGACGCCGCCAAGCCTTGGGCGAAAGACGTGATCGCCGCCTACAACTCCCCGGCGTTCAAGGCCTACACCAAGCAGAAGTTCGCCGGCTACAAGCTGCCGCAGGGCTGGAACTGA
- a CDS encoding PaaI family thioesterase gives MIPTPANARVLEAMSELFVSFPHCATLGFEYVGTDGRKPTLKLAWREDLVGNPATGILHGGVITSLVDTCSAIAVTANLPEIETIATLDLRIDYLKSATPGKAIYCRAECYRLASQIAFTRAVCYHDDPADPIAHGVATFMRESSRTPMLQEGGQ, from the coding sequence ATGATTCCGACCCCCGCCAATGCCCGGGTGCTGGAGGCGATGAGCGAGCTCTTCGTCTCCTTTCCCCACTGCGCGACGCTGGGCTTCGAATACGTCGGCACCGACGGCCGCAAGCCCACGCTGAAGCTGGCTTGGCGCGAGGATCTGGTGGGCAACCCGGCCACCGGCATCCTCCACGGCGGGGTGATCACCTCGCTGGTGGATACCTGCAGCGCCATCGCCGTCACCGCCAACTTGCCTGAGATCGAAACCATCGCCACGCTGGACTTGCGCATCGACTACCTGAAGTCCGCCACGCCGGGCAAGGCCATCTACTGCCGCGCCGAATGCTATCGCCTGGCCAGCCAGATCGCCTTCACCCGCGCGGTGTGCTATCACGACGATCCGGCGGACCCGATCGCCCACGGCGTGGCCACCTTCATGCGAGAGTCCAGCCGCACGCCGATGCTGCAGGAGGGCGGGCAATGA
- a CDS encoding PaaI family thioesterase, producing MSEFMQRFAEQRDRKAYAEIVDALPYVKLMGTVMSEDERGELRFELPFLPRNVGNTALPALHGGLIGGFMESAAMIHLMWSRESLEAPKIVDFSLDYLRPGRPQTLFAQCEITKQGKRVAHVLIEAWQDDRAKPVAVARAHFLLSN from the coding sequence ATGAGCGAGTTCATGCAACGCTTCGCCGAGCAGCGCGACCGCAAGGCCTATGCCGAGATCGTGGACGCGCTGCCCTACGTCAAGCTGATGGGGACCGTCATGAGCGAGGACGAGCGGGGCGAGTTGCGTTTCGAGCTGCCTTTCCTTCCGCGCAATGTCGGCAACACCGCGCTGCCGGCGCTGCATGGCGGCCTGATCGGCGGCTTCATGGAAAGCGCGGCGATGATACATTTGATGTGGAGCCGCGAGTCGCTGGAGGCGCCCAAGATCGTCGACTTCTCGCTGGACTATTTGCGTCCCGGCCGGCCGCAGACGCTGTTCGCTCAGTGCGAGATCACCAAGCAGGGCAAGCGGGTGGCGCACGTGCTGATCGAAGCCTGGCAGGACGACCGCGCCAAGCCGGTGGCGGTGGCCCGAGCCCATTTTCTGCTCAGCAATTGA